One region of Vigna angularis cultivar LongXiaoDou No.4 chromosome 10, ASM1680809v1, whole genome shotgun sequence genomic DNA includes:
- the LOC108320344 gene encoding uncharacterized protein LOC108320344, whose protein sequence is MNAVINLPARTSCHWLGIDSNITKRLAIRFSDKIEIKRHTINNNVLGKYWGRNRILAMASKRDPNSQQNSLSSAETVDQYFTSINGKDLRQLDECISEDACFEDHAFTKPFQGKKEVMHFLQQLTECMGRNVKFRVKHIYEGDDLTAAANWHMEWKEKQIPFTRGCTFFKLTKLGKNLIIWRTEVLIESPIKPGTIVLTLLKNVTSTFDNFPKLAEWFLRSPHVILSWILKVYNIFIACWLHPLLDGYIKLWSFFVRLLSSAITLVIFISKTFFN, encoded by the exons ATGAATGCTGTGATCAATTTACCCGCCAGAACTTCATGCCATTGGCTGGGAATAGACTCCAACATCACAAAGAGACTGGCCATCAGGTTCTCAGACAAGATAGAGATAAAACGACACACCATCAACAACAATGTCCTGGGCAAATATTGGGGTAGAAACAGAATTTTAGCCATGGCTTCAAAAAGAGATCCCAATTCTCAGCAAAATTCTCTTTCTTCAGCAGAAACTGTTGATCAGTACTTCACAAGCATCAACGGTAAAGATCTGCGACAATTGGATGAGTGCATATCCGAAGATGCTTGCTTTGAAGACCATGCCTTCACCAAACCATTCCAGGGAAAGAAG GAAGTTATGCACTTCTTACAACAGCTTACTGAATGCATGGGCCGGAATGTGAAATTCAGGGTGAAACATATATACGAGGGAGACGATTTAACTGCCGCAGCGAACTGGCATATGG AATGGAAAGAGAAACAGATCCCATTCACAAGAGGTTGCACCTTCTTCAAGTTAACAAAATTGGGAAAGAACCTGATCATTTG GAGAACTGAGGTATTAATTGAATCACCTATCAAACCAGGAACCATAGTTTTG ACCCTATTGAAAAACGTGACTTCGACATTTGACAACTTTCCAAAACTAGCTGAGT GGTTCTTGAGAAGTCCTCATGTGATACTATCATGGATATTGAAAgtttacaatatatttatagCATGCTGGCTTCATCCTCTCCTAGATGGCTACATAAAGCTATGGAGTTTCTTTGTTCGATTACTAAGCTCTGCAATCACTCTAGTGATTTTTATTTCCAAGACTTTCTTCAATTAA
- the LOC108320345 gene encoding uncharacterized protein LOC108320345 — MRGSVALVLPPKCRFWQKYSMKGSRGLLTTPIPKKQEENEASKTRIKLADPIVAYSKPPPLPPVIGPLVVLSLLESTDERDK, encoded by the exons ATGCGGGGTTCTGTTGCACTCGTGCTGCCTCCAAAATGCAGGTTCTGGCAAAAGTACTCGATGAAAGGATCACGGG GATTATTGACGACTCCAATACCTAAGAAACAAGAGGAGAATGAAGCTAGCAAAACTAGGATAAAGTTGGCTGACCCAATAGTCGCCTATAGCAAGCCTCCACCACTTCCACCTGTTATTGGACCGTTGGTTGTTCTCTCGTTGCTAGAGAGTACTGATGAAAGAGACAAGTGA